A DNA window from Ranitomeya imitator isolate aRanImi1 chromosome 2, aRanImi1.pri, whole genome shotgun sequence contains the following coding sequences:
- the SUMO2 gene encoding small ubiquitin-related modifier 2 has translation MADDKPKESVKTENNDHINLKVAGQDGSVVQFKIKKHTPLNKLMKAYCERQGLSMRQIRFRFDGQPINETDTPAQLEMEDEDTIDVFQQQTGGNF, from the exons ATGGCGGACGACAAACCAAAG GAGAGCGTGAAAACTGAAAACAACGATCACATCAACTTGAAGGTAGCCGGCCAAGATGGCTCTGTCGTCCAGTTCAAGATTAAGAAGCATACACCGCTCAATAAGCTCATGAAGGCTTACTGTGAGCGACAG GGATTGTCAATGAGGCAAATTAGGTTCCGATTTGATGGCCAGCCTATTAATGAGACAGACACACCAGCACAA TTGGAAATGGAGGATGAAGATACAATTGATGTTTTCCAGCAGCAGACGGGAGGAAACTTCTAG